The nucleotide window CGGCAAAATCACCTTTGGCGTAGGCGTCGCGGGCGTCGGCGGCTTGGCTTTCGGGGGCGGCCAACACGACTGCGGCGAGGATGAGGAGCGGGATCAGGTTGCGCGGGATGAACAGTTGCCACGTCGAAAACGCGGGGGGCGGACGGGCGGCGAGGGCCTGTTGCGCGCGTTGTATCCAGTCGGTGGGGAGATCCGCCGCGCCGTAAAGCGTGCGATCGGCTTCGGACCACAGCGTGGACCAGGTGGCGTCGCTGAAGTGGCCGGGCGTGGGCACGGCGACGGAGAGTTTCCAAATGATGGCGGTGTTGCGCTGCCAGGCGAGGAGCTGCGAGCTGGGAGCTGGGAGCTTAGAGCTGGGAGCTTCGAGCTTAGAGCTGTCGGCGAGTTGGCGCAGGGTGGAGCTCAGGCGGTCGTGGGCTTCGCGCAGGGGGCGGCCCGGGTCGGTTTGGCGGGCGCGGCGGCGAGCAAGGGTGAGCCAGAAGCCGAGGGGCAGGAGGGCGGCGGAGACCAGGCCAAGGAGGAGGCTGGAGGTGGCGAGCGGGCTCGAACTGGTGCCGGACGGCGGAAGCGGATCGCGAGGAATAGCTGCGGCGGGGGCGGCGGAACGTTCAGCAGGTAACTTTGCGCGTTCGCCGTTCAGGGGGCCGGTGCTTCCCGTGGGCGCTTGAGCGCTTGGGGCGGAATGCTGACCGTTGGGTGCGGCGGGCGTATCCGCGACTTGGATTGTCACCGCAGGAGAGGACAGGGTTTCGTAGGCGCCCTTGCTTGGGTTGAATATAACTACGCTCACAGGGCCGAGGGTGTAGCTGCCGGCGCGGGTGGGGATCAGGATGATGTCCTCGGTAATCGAGGCGTCGAAGAGCGCGTTGTCCTTGTTGGTGCGCTTGGCCTGGGGCTGCACGAGACGAAAATCACGGGAGACCGAGCGGGAGGGCAGGCCGCTGATGTCCGGCCAGTTGCCTGTGCCGTCGAGGGTGAGGGTCCACGTGATGGGTTCGCCGATACCGGCGGTGGCTGGCACGACTTTGGACTCAAGGTTGAATTTGCCGACTGCGCCCGTGAAGCCGGCCGGTGCCGGGGCTGGCAGGGCGCGCACGGTCAGGCTGGCGGGCTGGCTGGTGACAGAGAACTGATCCAGGCTCTGGCGTGCAAACAGGCCGAAACCGGAGGGTGCTCCCGTGGTGAGGTTAACCAACTGGGTGGCGGGGTTGAGCGCGACCGGGCCGGGAGTTTTGGCGTAGGCGCGGGTTTTATAGGTGATCGCGAGGCGCTGCTCGTTGTTAACGTTGGTTTCGGTGGCCTCGGGTTTGCTCCAAGGCTCGACGCTCAGGGGCGCGGGTGACCATTCGGGTTCTGCGCTGCCGAGTTGGTAAAAATAACGACGGGTTGAATTAAGAGTGTAAATAAGTGGGAAAACTTCGCCGGCCCAGACTGAACCCGCTGGCAGCGAGAAGCGGGTTTGCACAATCGAATCGAGGGACACGTTGGACTGGCCAACGGTGGCGTCCCCGATTTCAAACTCGGCGGCCGCCACGGTTTGCCGACCCTTGTCGGTCTCGACTTGGAAGGCGGGGATGCGGATCGGCCGGCGCTCGTTGGGGCGCACTTGGTAAGTGAGTGTGATGGTCTTGAGGGAGGTGGCCTTGAAGTTGACCACGGAGTAGGAGCTGGACGTGGAACGGGTGGGTTGGCCCACAAAGCTGAGCCCAGGGACGCTCGGTAATTTGAACGTGTCGGCTGGTTCGCATTGCTCGAAAATTAAGCTCAGTTCGCTGGTCTGGTTGAGCGCGAGCGTGCCCGCGCCGGGCTCCCAGCGCACCGTTTGGGCGTGCAGGGATACGGTGAGGCCGACGGCGAAAAAGGTAAAGAATGTGAGGAGCGAGCGGAGCATCGGAGGACGGAGGGCGGCGGGCGGATGTCAGAGATCGGAGGTCAGAAATCGGATGGAAGAGGTCGGCGGAGGAGAACGTTCAATGTTGGACGTTGCCTGGTGCTCACCAGTCTTTGCCCTTGGTGGCGGGTTGGCCTGAGGCGGGGCCCTGCAGGAGTTGAAAGAGGCGCGCCGGGGAATCGCCCTGTTTCACTTGATCGAGTTTTTGCAACGGGATCGTGAGGTTGGGGTCTTGGCGGGCCGGATCGGTGGAGGGTTGCTCGGGAGCGCCGCCCGCCTGCTGCATTTCGCCGGGCTGCGGCTGGTCGACGGGGGGCTTGGCTGCTTCGGGCTGCGGTTTTTCCGCGCTGCCGTCTTTGGGCGGCGGCTGTTTGGAGGGATCGTCTTTCATGTCGCCAAAGGCGGACTGGCCCGGGGAGTCGGGTTTCTTGTTGGAATCCTTGGGGGGCGGGGACGAATCGCCGGGTTTTTCGCCTTTGCCGGATTGTTGATCTTCGGACTTCGATTGATCCGGTTTAGCGCTTTGGTCTTTGTCCTTTTCGGGTGGTGGCGACGACTCGCCCTTGTCGCCGGATTTATCCTTCTGGTCGGCTTTATCTTTTTTGTTCTGCTCGGGTTTTTTATCGTCCGGTTTTGATTTGTCGGACTTGGGCGGGTCTTTTTTGGGTAGGAGTGATTCCAATTGCTCACGCAAGGTGGGCCAGTCGGCGACCTTTGGATCCAGCGCGGAACCTGATGCGACTGCGGCGAGGGCGTCACGTACGGCGCCTTCAGGAACGGGTTGCTGGGCTGCTTTGGTTCGTTCGCCGTAGGTGAGGGTGGTGCGGGCGAATTCGGCCAAGTCCGTCGCGCTGGCATTCGGGAGCGTGGCGAGGCGGGTAACCAGTTGGGTTACGGGCGCAGCCAGTACGGCTGGCGCTGCGGGGGGCGTGGGTTCGGCTGCGTTTGCGGGCGACGACGGCCAGAACAGGGTGCCCAATAATGCTAGGGCGACGGCGGCGCTCTTGGCGGGCGAGGCTGCGAGTTGAATCAGGCGTGGGCGCGGGCGCACCGGAAATTCGCGCCAGAAACTGAGCAGCATCAGGACCAGTGCGGCGGCGAGCGGCCACTGGTAGCGCTCGGCGAGGCGCACGCGGTTTTTCTCCAGAAACTCGCCGCGTTTTCCCTGCTCGACGGTGCTCTGGATCAGTTGTGCGAGGTCGACCCAGCCGCTGGCGTCGGCATAGACGCCAGCGGTTTTATCGGCGAGTTCGCGCAAGCTGGCGGGGTTGAGTTTGGAGAGAACAACCGCGCCGCGTTCATCTTTAACAAACGCTCCGGTACCGTCGGGGATCATTGCACCCGCGTCGGTGCCCACCCCGAGAGTGAGAATACGGATACCTTTGGCCTTAAGTTCTTCGACGTGTTTTTGCCAGGTTTCGGACTGGGCTTCGCCGTCGCTGAGCACGATGAGGAAGCGGTCGGCTGCGCTGGAGTTGCCGAAGGCAGCGAGGGTGGTTTCGAGCAGGGCGTCGTAATTGGTGCCGCCCTCGGGAAGGTAATCGGGGTTCAGGACCGGCAGGAATTCGCGGAGTATCTCGTAGTCGGAACTCAGCGGGCTTTGCAAAAAGGCGGTGCCGGAAAAAACGACCAGACCGACGCGCTCGCCTTTGAGTCGTTCGAGCAGGCTGGTAATGAGCAGGCGGGCTCGTTCCAAGCGGGATGGTTTTACGTCTTGCGCCAACATGCTGCGGGACAAATCGAGCGCGATGATGATCTCACGTGCCTGGTCGAAAACGGGCTCATCGAGCTGGCCCAATTGGGGACGGGCGACGGCAAAAATAGCGGCGACGAGACCAAGGGTGAAGAGCAGGCGGGTGCGGGGTGCCCCGGCGCGGGCTGACGGTGGGCCGAGAACGAGGGACGATTGGCGGGCTTCGGCTTGGTGGATTTTGGGGCGCAGGTTAGCCGTGGCGGTGCGGCGACGCAGCAGGTCGAGCGCGAGCAGGCCAAGCGGGATGAGTAACAACCAAAAAGCGTGGGGCCAGTAAAAGCTCATAGGGAAACCGGCGGGCGCGGGGTTGTGGTGGGCGGGGTGGTGAGGTCGCCGGATTGAGCGCGGCGGGCGGAGGTGGACACGCGCCAGGAGGCGGCACCGGCGACCAGCGCGGCGAGCAACAGGCTCGTTACACCGGGCACGGCGACCCATGGAAAAAGCTCTGTGGTGAGCAGAAAACTCTTGGCCTGAAACTCGATTTTTTGGGCTCTGTCGATGGCTTTGAAGGCGGAGGCGATGGTCTTGGAGTCGTCGGCGCGGTAAGCGCTGCCCCCGGTGAGATTGGCGATCTCGATGAGCATGCTTTGGTCGAGGTCGGAGGCCATGCGGGTGTAACCGACTTTTTTTCCGCTCTGGTCGAAGACGGGAAAGGGGACCAGTCCGTCGCGGCCGGCGCCGATGGTGTAAACGGGGATGCCACGACCTTTGGCAACCGCAGCGCTTTGCATCGGGGTGAGCGCGCCTCGGTTGTTGGCCCCGTCGGTGAGCAACACGGCAAAGGCACCCTTGCGCAGCCCATTTTGTTCGCGCGCCGCCTGTTCAAGTCGGGTCAGGGCGAGGCCGAGGCCGTCGCCAATGGCGGTGCCGTCCTCGATCAGGCCGATCTTGAGTCGCTCGACTTGGCGGGCGAGCCAGTCGTGGTCAAAGGTCAACGGGGCGAGCGTGTAGGCGCGCCCGGAGAAAACCACGATGCCGATGCGGTCATTGGGGCGCTGCGTAATGAAGGCTTGGATAACCGGTTTGATGGCCTGCAACCGGTTGAGTCGCTCGCCGCCCTTTTCGAAGTCTTCGGCCTGCATCGAGCCGGAGAGGTCGATTGCCAGCATGATGTCGTAGCCTTGGCTGTGGATTTCGCGTTTGTCCTCGACCCGCTGCGGGCGGGCGAGCGCGACGACCAGCAGGATCAGTCCGAGGCCGGTGAGCCCCGCAGGCCAGCGCGAGGGCGAAACCCGCGAGGGCCGGTGCCAGGCGGAGGCAAAGGGCACCAACAGCACGGGAACGGCGCGGCGTCCGCGGAGCCACACGACGGCCGGAATCAGCAGCAGGGCCAAAAGCCAGGCCGGATCGGCGAGCCGGAAGTTTAGAAAATCGAACGTCCAAAAGCCGACGACAACGGGCGAAGAAAATGGAGCTCCCACAAGGGCTGGAATCATTTTGGCGATTGGCGTTTTTACCTGTGGAGTGGGCGCGTTAGTGCGCTTGGCGGGCGTGGAAAAAGCGCACCAGTGCGTCGAGGCGGTCCTCTTCGGTGCTCACGATCAGGCGGGTCAGTGCGTCGGGAAACAGCTCGCGCCAAGTCGCGTCGCGTTGCTCGCACCAGCTGGCGTGGGCCGCCCTCTCGGCAGCGGAGTTTTCCAGCGTGACGAGTTGGCCGCTCACCGGATCGTAAGCGGCGAAGGCGTCCCCTTCGGGCAGCTTACGATCCCAAGGATCATCGACGCGGAATCCCATCGGTTGATAGCGCTTGCGCATCACGGCCCAGCCGTCGGGCGCGACACGCGGGGCGAAATCCCCCAGCCAGATGAGGATGCTGTGGCGGGGCGCGGCGCGGGCGAGCAGGCGCCAAGGAATGTCGCTGCGAGCTTGGAGTTGTGAGCTTGGAGCTGTGAGCTGTGGAGCGGGAGCGCCGAGTAGCGATGCGGCGGCGTGGAGGATAGGACCGCGACCGCGTACCGGTTCGCGCAGGGTGTAGCCATCGGGCTTGGCGTGGAGGAAGCCAACCCGGTCGCGATTTACCGCGCCGAGCAGCATGACCAGTCCAGCAAGTTCCAGCAGTGCCTCGCGCTTCGATTGGGCGCCGGAGCCGAACTGCAGGCTGGGCGTGTCCTCGAAAACGATCATCACCGTGACCTCGCGCTCCTCGACGAATTTCTTGCGGTAGGGTTCGCCGAGGCGCGCGGTTACGTTCCAGTCGATGTCGCGCACGTCGTCGCCGAATTCGTATTTGACCACCTGGTCAAACTCCATGCCGCGGCCGCGGAACGCCGAACGGTATTCGCCGCTTAGAACGTTCTCAACCGCGTGACGCACGCGCCACTCCAGCTTGCGCAGCAAGGCGAGCGGGGAGGCGGGGGCTGCACCGGGGGTGATGGGAAGCGGGCTGGGCACGGGATGAAAAATCTTTCTCGTTCCTCTTCATCTTAATCGTTCTCTCAGTCCGAAAAAACGGCGGAGAAAGAGAACGATTAAGAGGAACGAGAAAGAGGCTGAGTTCAGACGCTGGGCACCGGGGTTTTCCGGATGACCTCGGCGATGAGGTCGTCGGCGGTGATTTCTTCGGCCTCGGCTTCGTAGGTCAGGCCCACGCGGTGGCGCAGCACGTCGGGCGCGATTTCCTGAACTAGGCCGGGCGAAACGTAGTCGAGTCCGCGCAACCAAGCCAGGGCGCGTGCGGCTTGGTAAAGCGCGAGCGAGGCGCGCGGCGAGGCACCGAAGCTGAGGTAACGTTTCCCGCCGGCCACCGGTGCAGCCAGTTCGCGGGTCGCCCGTACCAGTGCGAGGATGTAGCTTTGGATGGCGGGAGAGAGGTGAACTTTGTCCACCTCGCCGCGCAATTCGAGCAGCTCTTCGCCATTGGCCACAGCGTGCAGCGCGGGCTGGCGGGTGACTTGTCCCCACCGCTGCATCATAATGGATTCCTCGTCTAGGGTCGGGTAATCGACGATCAGCTTGAACAAAAAGCGGTCCGTTTGCGCCTCGGGTAACGGGTAGGTGCCTTCCTGTTCGACCGGGTTCTGCGTGGCCATGACGAAGAACGGCTTGGGCAGCAGGTGGGTTTGGCCACCGATGGTGACTTGGCGCTCCTGCATGGCTTCCAGCAGGGCGGACTGGACCTTGGCGGGGGCGCGGTTGATTTCGTCGGCCAGCACTAGGTTGGCGAAAATGGGACCGCGATGCGCAGTGAAGCCACCGTCTTTGGGGGAAAAAACCATCGTGCCGACCACGTCGCTGGGCAGCAAATCGGGGGTGAACTGCACGCGCTCGAACTGGATGCCGAGGGCGGTGCCCAGGGATTTAATCAAGAGGGTTTTGGCGAGACCAGGCATGCCTTCGAGAAGGACATGGCCGTTGGCCAGCAAGGCGACGAGCAGGCGCTCGACGACGGCGTCTTGGCCGATCACGGCTTTGCCGATTTCGTCGCGGAGTTTTTGGGACCAGGTGGGACCAGTAATCATGAAGGAGTCGGTGGGTGGGGGGGCTTTAAGCGGAGTCGGGGGACAAGCTTGCGGAAAAAATGTTCCACTGAGAAAAAGGAGCCACCGTGGATTTACCAACTCAAATTCAAGACCGTCTGGATGCGCTCGGTGTCCTGGCGGCTGACATCGAGGAGCGGTTTGTGCGCGGTTCGGGGCCGGGCGGGCAGAAGATCAACAAAACCAGCTCGACGGTGTGCGTAAAACACCGGCCTACGGGAGTCGAGGTGCGTTGCCAGCGCGAGCGTTCGCAGGCGGCCAACCGCGAAACGGCGTGGGCCGAGTTGTGCACTAAATTGGAAACCATCCTGCGCGTCGCCGAGCTGGCCCGCCAGCAAGCGGCGGCCAAAACACGCCGCAGCACGCGCAAGCGCAGTAAACGCCAAAAGGCCATTTCTGTGGCAGGTAAACGGCACCGCGCCGAAATCAAGGCCGGTCGCGGCCGACCCGCGCCGTAACGCGCTTGGTGCGGGCTGCGGCAACTCCCGTGGCTGCGAATGCCCGCAGCGCGGATGGCTTACTGCTTGCGCGAACGGGCGGACACTTCGTTATAGGTGGCCCATGGCCCGCCTCCCACTCGAAGATAACTTTACTGACGTCATTGCCAAAGCCCAGACCGGGCTACGGATCACCGATGAGCAGCTGGCCACGCGCGCCGAAATCAGCATGGAGGATTTGCTCGCGGTGAAATCCGGCCACCTCCTCGATGCGGTCATTCGCCGCATCGCCCGCCACTTGAAGCTGGGCACCAACGCGCTGGAGGCGCTCGCCCACAAACGGTTTTACCCGACCGCCCCGATTTTTTCCCGCGGCCTGACTCTGTTCAACACCCCGCAGGGCGAACAGACGGTCAACAACTACCTGATCTGGGACGCGCGCTCGCGCTTCGCCGCGGTGTTTGACACCGGCACCAACGCCGAGGCGCTCATCGACACGATCCAGGCCGAGCACCTAGATGTGCGGCATATTTTTATCACTCATACGCATTACGATCACATTGCCGCCTTGCCGGCGCTGGCGGCGGCTTGTCCGCGCGCCGAGGTGTGGTCGAGCGAGCTGGAGCCGGTGGATTTCCCCGGCGCCAAAACGTTTAAGGAAAACGCCCATTTTCATGTAGGCGACGAGCTGGCCATCAAGACGCTGTTCACCCCGGGGCATTCACCTGGGTTGACCACCTTTTTTGTGACGGGCTTGAGCTGGCCGGTGGCAATTGTGGGGGACGCATTATTCTCCTCCTCAATCGGTGGCAGCGCCGAGCATTACGCCGAGCAGTTGCGCAATGATAACGATAAAATCTTCACCCTGCCGCGTAACACCGTGATCGCGCCAGGGCATGGTCCAATGACCACCTTGGCGCTGGAAAAACTGCATAACCCCTTCTTCGCGCGCCAATAATTGGCGCGCGGCGGCAGTCGATTCGTAGTGCTTAGTCTCTCTCGTTCGGTTCCTCGTCGCTTGCGCCGCGCAGTTGTTTGAATGCCGCGAGCGCGGCCGCGCGGGCCGTGGCGTGATCGACCAGCGGGTCCGGGTAACGCCCGTCGATTTGGGCGTACTCGCGCACCGAGGCGGGAGCGGTCCACGGGGCGTGCAGGAATTTGTCGGGTAACCGCGCGATTTCTGGCACCCAGCGGCGGACGTAGGCGCCTTCGCCGTCGAAGCGTTCACCTTGGGTTACGGGCGCGAAAATTCGGAAATACGGCGCGGCATCAGCCCCGCAGCCGGAGCTCCACTGCCAGCCCAGGGTGTTACTGGCGAGGTCGGCATCGACGAGCGTGTCCCAGAACCAGCGCGCCCCGTGTTGCCACGGCAGGCGCAGGTGTTTCACCAGAAACGACGCCACGATCATACGCACGCGGTTGTGCATCCAACCGGTGTGCCAGAGCTCGCGCATGCCGGCATCGACGATGGGGTAACCGGTCTGACCGCGTTGCCAGGCGTGCAGTTTTTTGCCGTCCGCATCCTCGGCCCAGTGGAAGCGTTTGAAATCCTCGCGCAGGGGCTGAGTGGGGGTTTGCGGGAAATGAAAAAGCAGGTGGTGGGCGAATTCCCGCCAGCCGATCTCACTGAGGAAAACCAGCGCGCCCCGGTTGGGGGGGAATACGCCGCTATCTTTGGCGAGCGACTGAACCGCCGCCCACACCTGGCGCGGCCCGATTTCGCCCCAGTGCAAGTGCGGAGCGAGTCGGGAGGTGCCGGGGCGCGCCGGCAGGTTGCGCTGGTCCTCGTAGCTGGCCATCGCGGTGGAGACGAAGGTCTGGAGTTGGCGCTGCCCGCCTGCTTCGCCGGGAGTCCACGCGGCGTGAAAGCCGGCATCCCACGGAATCGACGGAAGCAGGGCGAGGTCGGCGAGGGCGAGCGACGGCGGCCACGCGTCCGCAGTAGGCGATGGGAAAGCGCCCGCTTTGAGCTGGGTCGCCGGGGCGATTTCACGCGTGAGGCAATGACGCCAGTAGGGCGTAAAAACTTGGAACGGCTTGCCCTGTTTGTTGGCGATCGTGTGCGGCTCGAACAGCAGTGCGGCGTTAAAACTTTTCGTCTCAACGCCAGCGGCAATCAGGTCGGCCTTAAGGGTTTTATCGCGGGCGATGACGGCCGGCTCATAGCGCCGGTTCCAGTAAAGGGCGTCGGCACCGGTGGCCGTGATGAGTTCGCTCAACACCTCGCTGCTGTCACCCCGGGCCAGCAAGAGCCGGGAGCCACGGGCGCGCAGTGAGGCGTCGAGTGCTGCCAGCGAGTGGTGCAGCCACCACCGGGATGCGGCGCCTGCGGGCCAATCACCTTCGCCGGCATCGTCCAGGATGTATACCGGGATTACGGGACCGCCACGGGCGATAGCCGCAGCCAGGGCGGGGTTGTCTTGCAAGCGCAGGTCCTGACGAAACCAGAGGAGGGTGGGGGCGGTATTCAAAGGGAGAAGACGTAGCTCAGACTTCCAGTCTGCTGAGTTTTGTTCGCGTTAAAATTAGCCTATCGTGACTTTTGGCCAGGGACGGCCAACGCTACAGGGCTAGGAAAAGATGTATGGTTGGCCGTCCCGGCCAAGGATTGAAAGTCGCGACTTTTTTCGCGCTCAGACGCCACCGAGCTTTGCGATGACTTTGAATTCCGCCGCAGTCAACGGCATCACCGAGAGCCGTCCCTGGCGCAAAAAGGCGGTCTCTTTGAGCGCGGGCTCACCCTTGATCTGTTCGAGCGTGACGGGGCGGGGCAGGGCGCGCACCGGCTTGAGTTCGACTGCGACCCAACCGTCCTCGTCGGCGGTCGTATCCGGGAAAAAACTGCGCGTGACCTCGGCCAGACCCAACACGGCCTTGGTGGTGACGCTCGCATAGAAAAACACCTGGTCGCCCGGGACCATGGCTTTGAGGTGGTTGCGCGCTTGGTAGTTGCGCACGCCGGTCCAGTCGGTGCGGCCGTCACGCATCAGATCGGTCCAAGCGTAGGCTTCGGGTTCAGATTTCACCAACCAATATTGGGTTGTCATAGGTGCGTGCAAAAGGTGCAGTTCGACTACATGGAACCTCGTGACGATGAAAAGGTAAAAGCCCTGCCGGCGGCGGCGGGTTTTGGCCTGCTCGCCTCGCTGGCTACGGACGCACAACGTGCGTGTTGCGCATGAATAAAACCCTTTTACCGATCCGCGTATTATTTATAGCCCTGTGCGCCGCCGCAGGTTGGCTGGTGTGTTACTCCGTGCCGGACTGGGATGCGCAGCGGATACGCGCCTCTTCAATCGGCTTGGCCATTGGATGCCTTGTGGTTCTGGTTGATCTGCTGCTCAAGGGCTTTTCGCTGCGAGGGCTTTCGGCAGTCACCTTTGGGTTGGCGGTGGGCACGGTGATCGCGTTCATGATCCACATCTCGCCGCTGCTTCACGATGGCGATCCGCAGATTATTTTCCTCGTGCGACTGGGGTTGTTTTTGATCTGCCCGTATCTGGCCACGGTGATCGCACTGCGCGGCAAGGATGAGTTTAACTTGGTGATTCCGTACGTGCGTTTCGTTCCGCACGATGTCGAGGTTCCGGTGATTGTGGTGGATGTACGCGCGCTGATCGATGGGCGTATCGCACGGGTCTGTAAAACGGGCTTTTTGGGGTCGGCTGTCGTGGTGCCGCGATTCGTGATTAGCGAACTCCAAGCGATGGCCGATTCCATGCAACCGCACCTGCAGGCGCGGGGTCGCCGTGGTCTCGATACGCTGGGCGAGCTGCGTAACATCAAAAACCTGGATTTGCGCATCCATGAAAGCGAACTGGCCAAGAAGGCCGATATCGACGCCAAGTTGGTGTTTTTGGCCCAGTCGATGCGGGCGAAATTACTTACGGCCAATTACAGTCTTACCAAACTGGCGGAGTTTAACAGTGTTGTTTGCCTGAGCATGGCCGATCTGGGCAAGGCGTTGCGCCCTGAGTTGGTCGCCGGCGAGGTCATCGATGTGGAATTGGTGAAGCCGGGCAAGGAAGAGGGCCAGGCACTCGGTTATCTTGATGAGCATGCGATGGTCGTGGTTAACCACGGCCGGGCCTATATCGGCCAAGTGGTGACGGTTCAGGTCATCAGTGTATTGCCCTCATCGGCAGGCAAAATGGTGTTCGCCCAGCTGGTTGAAGCGTAAGCCAGTGGCTGATACGGAGCGCTGAGCGCCAGCTCGGCATGGTCAGGCTGATCAAGCGTGGTCAGGAGCCGAGCTGGAGCTCAGCGTTCCGTAGGGAAGCAGCCTCAAGACCTTACCGTTCGATGCGGGGAATCGCGCTGAGCAGCGTGCGGGTGTATTCGTGCTGCGGGTTTTCCATCACCTCAAGCGTGGGCCCCATCTCTACGATTTTCCCTCGGTACATCACCGCGATCCGGTCGGAAATGTGTTTTACCACCGACAGGTCGTGGGAGATAAAAATGAGCGTGAGGTCGAGCCGGTGGACCAGATCGGCGAGCAGGTTGAGGATCTGCGCCTGGATGGAGACGTCGAGGGCCGAGACCGGTTCGTCGGCGATGATGATGCGCGGATTCAACGCAAGGGCGCGGGCAATGGCGATGCGCTGGCGCTGGCCACCAGAGAATTCGTGCGGGTACTTTTGCAGGTCGCGCACCGGCAGGCCGACTTGCCCCATGAGCTCGATGACACGATTTTTCACCTCGGCCGTCGGGCAAATCCGGTGGACGGTCAACGGTTCTGCCAATGTGGCAAACACCGTCATGCGCGGGTTGAGCGAGGCGAACGGGTCTTGGAAAACCATCTGCAAATCCCGGCGCTGGGTGGCGAACTCTGCCGCCGTGCCTTCGGTGAGGTTTTTGCCGTCCAAAATTACCGCCCCCGAGGTGGGCGGGATCACTTGCATGAGGGTGCGCCCGAGCGTGGATTTACCCGAGCCGGATTCACCGACCAACCCAATGACCTCGCCGCGTTTGATATCAAAGGTCACCCCGTCCACGGCGCGCACCACGCCGGAACGGGAGGTGAAGTGGGTTTCGAGCGCTTTGATTTCCAGAATATTGTCGTTGGGGTCGATCGGCGCGCGGGTCGTCACCGGGTGCGCGGGCGCGTCCGGCGGAAGGGCGAAGCGGGCGAGCAGCGCGGCTTCGTCGATGGGTTTTGAAAGGTCGGGCGGCAGGCCGGGAATGGTGAACAGCGGGCGGCCTTTTTCCTGCAGTGCGGGCACGCAGCGTTGCAGCGCTTTGGTGTAGGCGTGCTGCGGATCG belongs to Opitutus sp. and includes:
- a CDS encoding BatD family protein; this encodes MLRSLLTFFTFFAVGLTVSLHAQTVRWEPGAGTLALNQTSELSLIFEQCEPADTFKLPSVPGLSFVGQPTRSTSSSYSVVNFKATSLKTITLTYQVRPNERRPIRIPAFQVETDKGRQTVAAAEFEIGDATVGQSNVSLDSIVQTRFSLPAGSVWAGEVFPLIYTLNSTRRYFYQLGSAEPEWSPAPLSVEPWSKPEATETNVNNEQRLAITYKTRAYAKTPGPVALNPATQLVNLTTGAPSGFGLFARQSLDQFSVTSQPASLTVRALPAPAPAGFTGAVGKFNLESKVVPATAGIGEPITWTLTLDGTGNWPDISGLPSRSVSRDFRLVQPQAKRTNKDNALFDASITEDIILIPTRAGSYTLGPVSVVIFNPSKGAYETLSSPAVTIQVADTPAAPNGQHSAPSAQAPTGSTGPLNGERAKLPAERSAAPAAAIPRDPLPPSGTSSSPLATSSLLLGLVSAALLPLGFWLTLARRRARQTDPGRPLREAHDRLSSTLRQLADSSKLEAPSSKLPAPSSQLLAWQRNTAIIWKLSVAVPTPGHFSDATWSTLWSEADRTLYGAADLPTDWIQRAQQALAARPPPAFSTWQLFIPRNLIPLLILAAVVLAAPESQAADARDAYAKGDFAAAETAWTTQLKNAPTDWVAHHSLALALLQQNRASEAAGHALAAFVQQPQNASVNWHLGYAWKSAGVTPAALSPFLTDAPTATVARLASPTQWQAALLASAWLTAVALALRIYAAYHPSPKSWPRWLVRSLFAASILLAFAAGLSLKTYGSLADAHAVVVVKPTTLRSIPTELDTPQKSTPLAVGVVASTDKTFLGWRRLGFADGQTGWVRAETLVPLWQP
- a CDS encoding VWA domain-containing protein gives rise to the protein MSFYWPHAFWLLLIPLGLLALDLLRRRTATANLRPKIHQAEARQSSLVLGPPSARAGAPRTRLLFTLGLVAAIFAVARPQLGQLDEPVFDQAREIIIALDLSRSMLAQDVKPSRLERARLLITSLLERLKGERVGLVVFSGTAFLQSPLSSDYEILREFLPVLNPDYLPEGGTNYDALLETTLAAFGNSSAADRFLIVLSDGEAQSETWQKHVEELKAKGIRILTLGVGTDAGAMIPDGTGAFVKDERGAVVLSKLNPASLRELADKTAGVYADASGWVDLAQLIQSTVEQGKRGEFLEKNRVRLAERYQWPLAAALVLMLLSFWREFPVRPRPRLIQLAASPAKSAAVALALLGTLFWPSSPANAAEPTPPAAPAVLAAPVTQLVTRLATLPNASATDLAEFARTTLTYGERTKAAQQPVPEGAVRDALAAVASGSALDPKVADWPTLREQLESLLPKKDPPKSDKSKPDDKKPEQNKKDKADQKDKSGDKGESSPPPEKDKDQSAKPDQSKSEDQQSGKGEKPGDSSPPPKDSNKKPDSPGQSAFGDMKDDPSKQPPPKDGSAEKPQPEAAKPPVDQPQPGEMQQAGGAPEQPSTDPARQDPNLTIPLQKLDQVKQGDSPARLFQLLQGPASGQPATKGKDW
- a CDS encoding VWA domain-containing protein; translation: MIPALVGAPFSSPVVVGFWTFDFLNFRLADPAWLLALLLIPAVVWLRGRRAVPVLLVPFASAWHRPSRVSPSRWPAGLTGLGLILLVVALARPQRVEDKREIHSQGYDIMLAIDLSGSMQAEDFEKGGERLNRLQAIKPVIQAFITQRPNDRIGIVVFSGRAYTLAPLTFDHDWLARQVERLKIGLIEDGTAIGDGLGLALTRLEQAAREQNGLRKGAFAVLLTDGANNRGALTPMQSAAVAKGRGIPVYTIGAGRDGLVPFPVFDQSGKKVGYTRMASDLDQSMLIEIANLTGGSAYRADDSKTIASAFKAIDRAQKIEFQAKSFLLTTELFPWVAVPGVTSLLLAALVAGAASWRVSTSARRAQSGDLTTPPTTTPRPPVSL
- a CDS encoding DUF58 domain-containing protein encodes the protein MPSPLPITPGAAPASPLALLRKLEWRVRHAVENVLSGEYRSAFRGRGMEFDQVVKYEFGDDVRDIDWNVTARLGEPYRKKFVEEREVTVMIVFEDTPSLQFGSGAQSKREALLELAGLVMLLGAVNRDRVGFLHAKPDGYTLREPVRGRGPILHAAASLLGAPAPQLTAPSSQLQARSDIPWRLLARAAPRHSILIWLGDFAPRVAPDGWAVMRKRYQPMGFRVDDPWDRKLPEGDAFAAYDPVSGQLVTLENSAAERAAHASWCEQRDATWRELFPDALTRLIVSTEEDRLDALVRFFHARQAH
- a CDS encoding MoxR family ATPase, producing MITGPTWSQKLRDEIGKAVIGQDAVVERLLVALLANGHVLLEGMPGLAKTLLIKSLGTALGIQFERVQFTPDLLPSDVVGTMVFSPKDGGFTAHRGPIFANLVLADEINRAPAKVQSALLEAMQERQVTIGGQTHLLPKPFFVMATQNPVEQEGTYPLPEAQTDRFLFKLIVDYPTLDEESIMMQRWGQVTRQPALHAVANGEELLELRGEVDKVHLSPAIQSYILALVRATRELAAPVAGGKRYLSFGASPRASLALYQAARALAWLRGLDYVSPGLVQEIAPDVLRHRVGLTYEAEAEEITADDLIAEVIRKTPVPSV
- a CDS encoding peptide chain release factor-like protein; this translates as MDLPTQIQDRLDALGVLAADIEERFVRGSGPGGQKINKTSSTVCVKHRPTGVEVRCQRERSQAANRETAWAELCTKLETILRVAELARQQAAAKTRRSTRKRSKRQKAISVAGKRHRAEIKAGRGRPAP
- a CDS encoding MBL fold metallo-hydrolase codes for the protein MARLPLEDNFTDVIAKAQTGLRITDEQLATRAEISMEDLLAVKSGHLLDAVIRRIARHLKLGTNALEALAHKRFYPTAPIFSRGLTLFNTPQGEQTVNNYLIWDARSRFAAVFDTGTNAEALIDTIQAEHLDVRHIFITHTHYDHIAALPALAAACPRAEVWSSELEPVDFPGAKTFKENAHFHVGDELAIKTLFTPGHSPGLTTFFVTGLSWPVAIVGDALFSSSIGGSAEHYAEQLRNDNDKIFTLPRNTVIAPGHGPMTTLALEKLHNPFFARQ